Sequence from the Amaranthus tricolor cultivar Red isolate AtriRed21 chromosome 1, ASM2621246v1, whole genome shotgun sequence genome:
ATCGTCAGTGTATCAAAAAAGAGTATCATTTGTTTGGatgttattattcaaaaaaaaaaaaaagtcgaaCACGAATTCAAAATACTAGTAAGGGATAGCTCATATACACATATGCATGTGGGTTGTACTAACTCGGATCATGACCTAAATAAATCTGGTCTAGACAAGTGGCTCTTCTCTAGGCAGACCTTACTAATAACAAGGAAACTATTGAACAAAACAAAGATACAATGTGATATGAATAAcgttatgtatgtatgtatatacgtacctaatttatcattgatgtaAAATGGTCCATTTCTGAGAGCCCAATCAGTGTAATTGAAGCCAAAATTCCAATTGGCAGAACCTCCAACGacaatcttatttgatttacgACTAAGAGTTTTATTTTTGTGAGTGAAAGGGCAATCTCCACCGTGACTAAGATTGTAACTACTTGGAGCCTGAGGCCACCCACCTTGTCTTTGCCCTTGACCTTGACCCTGATCCCCACCCCTACTCCaaccccatccccatccccatccccaacCCCAACGTTGTTTGGTCGACTTGGTTAGTTCCTTGTCGGCCATGCACgtatcaaagaatgaaaatcCTAATAATGCAAGTATTATAACACACATTAATGATGAAGTGTTTATAGTATAAGCCATGGTAATTAGTTGTAAAATGTATTTAGTGATGTATGGGGTTATTACCAATTACAATGACAATTCCTTTCCTATGTTGGGGTTTATATAGGGGGATGTCCGATTTGTATCTGCCGTTTTGTCAAAAAAATGCAACGGTTGGACTATGTAAGTGAAGAGGGAATTGACCTAATTAAAGTAAAGAAATATGATATTTACTCTATAAATTCAACTCTTATATTACATTTTGTTTAGTGGGTTGGTACTAAATATGAACTAATTAGACCTCCTTAATTCATAGTTTAATAAGTAGTAATCCTTACATTGGAAATTCTATATTGATTGACTTTAAAATCaattacaacaaaaataaaatttgacatAATTTTAACGAATTATTGCCGTTtactaaaaattaattgttaatctttgtctcaaaataattttaagaaattatttgctatttttaaatattttatctcCAATGTTATTAAGAAAAATCAATAGTGTATATCTCGTATTAAAAGGGGGTGAATCAAAAATACTAGCATAAGGTGGGCTGAATAATGTGATTTCTACATGTCTACATTACTCACTCAGATGCTATTTTTGGTGTTATATATGTCACACaatgcaataataatagtaataatagtaggattttaatcaaattacttGAGTCATGACTTATACATGgtaaatttcttttttcataTTACAATAATCAAGgctttaattacttaattataatgatataattttaaaaactaattgaATTAGAGGCCAAAAGAATGAGTCTGTtcacaaattaatattattttttaatactttgttAAAAGCTTGTAATACTTTGTAAAAAAGCATATGAATAAGTTGCTAAAGTTAATTAGTTTtacaataaatttttgaattttaagaaatttatttaagagGTACTCACTCATTTTAAAGCTAATTTGcggtaagtaattaattatgaatgttaaaaaaataagaattccTCTTTTCCTCTAGCCTCGACTTTCAAATTCATCACAAATAAACTCAGTAGAATTTAAGAGTACAAGAGTAAAcaacaaagtaacaaacaaatGACAACATAGTGAGTGCAATTCAAATCAATTCACTAAGCCAATctttactaaaatatcatatttttctaataattatattgttaaattGAGCTAATTAGTCAGATTATTAGTGAATATGTATGACATTTAaagctttaatttttttatataaaatttcgTTTCTAAGAAAATCAATTTGTTCATTCCTCAGCcttataaaaaattactaaGTATTGTAGAGGGTAAGCTAGTCATCATAATATTTGGTGCATGCGCACAAAATGAAGCTTTTCCAATAGTTCTCAAGTGGAATTTATATGTGAAATGAAGctcaagttttttttgtttaacaaCCCACTAATTAAATGTTGactttattttcttcattttagtAGAAATTAGCAAACTCCTCTTCACTTACAAAGTCCAATGGTTGCCTATTACAATTAGGCAATACAACTTTTCAATCTTTGTCTCTACTTCTATGCTATTGATATGCATAACCATGATTTTTGTGTAAACCTCATCAAGGGGAGGAAAACATCATTCATCACAATTTGTAACACCTTAAACACCAACTAGTTTAACTATTAACTAGTGCGGTTTTCCACGTTAATCGTTAAATCTGTGTTTAAAGATATTAGTTGAAAATTAGttgaaaattagttaaaaatagTTATTCATGTTacatcaaaaatatatataatcgaTATACTATGTCataagttttgatttatttttgtgttGGATACGTAGTATTATCGAataatatttttagaaaaatagatTTTGATGGAATATATAGTGTatatagagctgttcaaaacaaacccgacccgaaaatccgacccggaatcgaaaattatccgacccgaaaaaatggaagttttttaggtttaccgaaccgcaattacccgaaccgatacttcactcgaaccgtttgataaccgaaaagggcaaaatcgaactcgaactgcaaccgaattttataaccgacatataaaccttaaccgatgttacccgaactgaacagtgatcgatccgagtcaaatccgacccaaattatgcacgtaaccgaatgtaacctgactaaaaccgattaagatcgaactgtttttaacccgaactgatacaaacccgatcgattattaatcgaactgtttttaacccgaactgatacaaacccgaaccgattgtaaatcgaactgttataaatccgaatcaaattttcacctaattttagcaaattaagtccaatttcaattttctaataatacggaaaaaggaagaacacaagttctatacagaagagattgcatacagaatatatatatatatatatatatatatatatatatatatatatatatatatatatatatatatatatatatatatatatatatatatatatatatatatatatatatatatatatatatataaactaattgaaataaattgatctgcctaatattagggctggcaaaagctgacccgacctgctaacctgatctgaaaccgattcgaaattagcgggtttgggtttagatttttgacccaattaattacaTGGGTCAACCCGatctgatctgtttattaaataggttaggttcaggttgaatatttaaacccgaaaaaaacctgtttaacccatttattaaatttaagacggatcaacatttgccaaatacttcataaaactaagataataccaattaccatgtattgagggatttgtcagctgaagatgactttcaataagaaaggaagttgttAGTGgaatttgtcagctgaagatgactttcaataacaaaggaagttgtcccacatcggcaatgaaagatactaataaaagaaaaatcttttaaatcacttccacatatctcataccaacttacgcagtcacgccgtgagcacaaatCGAACTATTCTTttgccttttactaaagaataccgtgtgctcgctgcattaagtggcatacgtttatttttggaggaagcctttaattaaggttaaatgggtcaaatgacctgaaatatatgaatttaatgacctaaaaaaaaaagtaggttaaattggtcattagcaggttgatctgatctgctacagatcaggtcggggtttcaatttttgacccattaattaaatgggtcaggttcaggttaatggtttattgacccatttttatatgatccgaacctgaaaatgacccaacccgacctgtttgacacccctatctgttatatctgataaaacaatcggtaattattttttgtaagtaaatgagcatacatcaattaaaaacctgactattaacttatttcgatattgacccgatcaatagttatccgtaaccgataactactcgaaaaataaagctcgaacccgatctgtacccgaaaaaaccgaaccaattagtaatcgatgacaacccgagaccgattgacactcgacac
This genomic interval carries:
- the LOC130819568 gene encoding uncharacterized protein LOC130819568 encodes the protein MADKELTKSTKQRWGWGWGWGWGWSRGGDQGQGQGQRQGGWPQAPSSYNLSHGGDCPFTHKNKTLSRKSNKIVVGGSANWNFGFNYTDWALRNGPFYINDKLVFRYAAPVNQGPGHSVYLLPDFMSYLNCDLSRATRLANTNQGGGKGFEYKITKWQPHYFACGEHNGIHCNLGMMKFFFMPSFRYPN